One segment of Carya illinoinensis cultivar Pawnee chromosome 1, C.illinoinensisPawnee_v1, whole genome shotgun sequence DNA contains the following:
- the LOC122316137 gene encoding uncharacterized protein LOC122316137: MVKIWKLQGGIQFKGVGTNLFLIEFQNASDMAKVKQGRPWMFDRNLICLEDYNGLVTPEEMGFDKEPIWIQLHNISLGSMTKKVGKNIGELVGEVLEIVVDEEGVGWGPYLPVKTSINITKPLTRGVMSSFNGNRVWIPFRYERLPSFYFSCGIIKHGKERCEMLVLIRSMHGKEETQYEAWLRASYEKNYIKELQSVQGGDGVALVQCSEHKEVHDDVA, encoded by the coding sequence ATGGTCAAGATATGGAAGCTACAAGGAGGCATTCAGTTCAAAGGAGTAGGCACTAATCTCTTTCTGATTGAGTTCCAAAACGCAAGTGATATGGCAAAGGTTAAGCAAGGCAGACCCTGGATGTTTGATCGCAACTTGATTTGTTTAGAGGATTATAATGGCCTGGTTACTCCCGAGGAAATGGGTTTTGATAAAGAACCAATCTGGATACAGCTTCACAATATCTCTCTGGGGAGTATGACCAAGAAAGTGGGGAAAAATATAGGGGAGTTGGTAGGTGAAGTGCTGGAGATTGTTGTAGATGAAGAAGGGGTCGGTTGGGGGCCTTATTTACCTGTTAAAACCTCCATAAACATTACAAAGCCCCTAACGAGAGGAGTTATGAGCTCTTTCAATGGTAACCGAGTATGGATACCATTTCGCTATGAAAGGCTACCCTCTTTCTACTTTAGCTGTGGCATTATCAAACATGGAAAAGAAAGGTGTGAGATGCTTGTGCTCATAAGATCCATGCATGGAAAGGAAGAGACTCAGTATGAGGCATGGTTACGAGCTTCATATGAGAAGAACTACATCAAAGAGTTGCAGAGTGTACAAGGTGGGGATGGAGTTGCACTAGTTCAGTGTTCTGAGCATAAGGAGGTACATGATGATGTGGCCTAG